GCGCACCGGGGCGGTCAACCTGGGCCAGGGCTTCCCCGACGTCGACGGGCCGGCCAGCAGCCGCGCCCGGGTCGCGCGCGCCGTCGAGGAGGGGGCCAACCAGTACGCCCCCGGCACCGGCGTCCCCGCGCTCCGCCGGGCGGTCGCCGAGCACCAGCGCCGTCACTACGGCATCGACCTCGACCCCGACACCCAGGTCTGCGCCACCACCGGCGCCACCGAGGGCATTGCCGCCGCGCTGCTCGGCCTGGTCGACCCCGGCGACGAGGTCGTGGTGCTCGAGCCCTACTACGACTCCTACGTCGCGATGATCCAGATGGCCGGCGGCGTACGACGCCCGGTCACCCTGCGCGCCCCCGACTACCGCCTCGACGTGGCCGAGCTGCGGGCGGCGGTCACCGCGCGCACGAGGTTCGTGCTGCTCAACTCCCCGCACAACCCGACCGGCACCGTCCTGGGCCCCGAGGAGCTGCAGGCCGTGGCCGACGTCGCGATCGAGCACGACCTGGTCGTGATCACCGACGAGGTCTACGAGCACCTGGTCTACGACGACGCCGTGCACACGCCGATCAGCACCCTGCCGGGGATGGCCGAGCGCACCCTGAGCCTGTCGTCGGTCGGCAAGTCGTGGTCCTTCACCGGCTGGAAGGTCGGCTGGGCC
The Nocardioides marinisabuli genome window above contains:
- a CDS encoding aminotransferase class I/II-fold pyridoxal phosphate-dependent enzyme — its product is MSALALRTGAVNLGQGFPDVDGPASSRARVARAVEEGANQYAPGTGVPALRRAVAEHQRRHYGIDLDPDTQVCATTGATEGIAAALLGLVDPGDEVVVLEPYYDSYVAMIQMAGGVRRPVTLRAPDYRLDVAELRAAVTARTRFVLLNSPHNPTGTVLGPEELQAVADVAIEHDLVVITDEVYEHLVYDDAVHTPISTLPGMAERTLSLSSVGKSWSFTGWKVGWATGPSYLVEAVLNAKQWLTFTSGSPLQPAVAQALDEEADFPLALARDLQGRRDLLCEGLGAAGLPARVPQGTYFASVDVEHLGWEDSTAFCRALPERAGVVAIPLRGFYPDSDAGRHLVRFAFCKTVQVIEDGLARLAAADLTA